In a genomic window of Gloeocapsopsis dulcis:
- the ahcY gene encoding adenosylhomocysteinase, which translates to MTATSTKPKHEVKDLSLASMGRQRIEWAGREMPVLRQIRDRFAQEKPLAGIRLIACCHVTTETAHLAIALKAAGADALLIASNPLSTQDDVAASLVADHDIPVFAIKGEDNETYHRHVQIALDHRPNVIIDDGSDVVATLIQQRQHQISDIIGTTEETTTGIVRLKAMFRDGVLTFPAMNVNDADTKHFFDNRYGTGQSTLDGIIRATNLLLAGKTAVIAGYGWCGKGTALRARGMGANVIVTEIDPVRAIEAVMDGFRVMPMSEAAPEGDLFITVTGNKHVIRAEHFEAMKDGAIVCNSGHFDIEIDLKSLGATATEVKQVRNFTQEYRMPNGKSVVVLGEGRLINLAAAEGHPSAVMDMSFANQALACEYLVKNKGNLEPGIHSIPTEVDQEIARLKLQAMGISIDSLTADQEEYINSWTAGT; encoded by the coding sequence ATGACTGCAACTTCTACTAAGCCAAAGCACGAAGTTAAAGACCTTTCCCTGGCTTCTATGGGAAGACAGCGGATCGAATGGGCGGGGCGGGAAATGCCCGTTTTGCGTCAAATTCGCGATCGCTTCGCCCAAGAAAAACCTCTGGCAGGCATTCGCTTGATTGCGTGTTGTCACGTAACTACTGAAACCGCACACTTGGCGATCGCGCTGAAAGCTGCTGGTGCAGACGCACTGCTGATTGCGAGTAACCCACTTTCTACTCAAGACGACGTAGCGGCAAGCCTCGTTGCCGATCATGATATTCCTGTTTTTGCGATCAAAGGTGAAGACAACGAAACCTATCATCGTCACGTTCAAATCGCCTTGGATCATCGTCCAAATGTGATTATCGACGACGGTAGCGATGTCGTCGCAACTTTAATTCAGCAACGGCAACACCAAATTTCCGATATTATTGGGACTACAGAAGAAACTACGACTGGTATTGTCCGTCTTAAAGCAATGTTCCGCGATGGGGTGCTTACGTTCCCTGCAATGAATGTCAACGATGCTGATACCAAGCACTTCTTTGATAACCGCTATGGTACGGGTCAATCCACACTCGATGGAATTATCCGTGCGACAAATCTCCTACTAGCAGGAAAAACTGCAGTCATTGCTGGTTACGGGTGGTGCGGTAAGGGAACTGCATTGCGGGCGCGGGGAATGGGTGCAAATGTGATTGTCACTGAAATTGATCCCGTAAGAGCAATCGAAGCCGTAATGGATGGTTTTCGCGTGATGCCAATGTCTGAAGCTGCACCAGAGGGTGACTTATTTATTACGGTAACAGGTAATAAGCACGTGATTCGCGCTGAACACTTTGAGGCGATGAAAGATGGTGCGATCGTGTGTAACTCTGGTCACTTCGATATTGAGATTGATCTGAAATCACTCGGTGCAACCGCGACAGAAGTTAAGCAAGTCCGTAACTTTACTCAAGAATACCGGATGCCCAATGGTAAATCGGTTGTCGTGTTGGGTGAAGGACGTTTGATTAACTTAGCTGCTGCTGAGGGACATCCTAGTGCAGTAATGGATATGAGCTTTGCTAATCAAGCTTTGGCGTGTGAATATTTAGTGAAGAATAAAGGTAATCTAGAACCTGGGATTCACTCGATTCCCACCGAAGTTGACCAAGAAATTGCGCGTTTGAAGTTGCAAGCAATGGGAATTAGCATTGATAGTCTTACTGCAGACCAAGAAGAGTATATTAACTCTTGGACTGCTGGTACATAA
- a CDS encoding exopolysaccharide biosynthesis protein, producing the protein MARLSVELHRYFFDEQRPPQVNLSQILALAGERIFGFLFVVLSLPSALPVPAPGYSVPFGILLFLLAVQLIIGAKSPWLPPRLANHPIALKQIQGILKTGIPWLKRIEAIARPRLSYICTSLTGRVVIGCAIALMAISMMIPIPGTNTLPAIGIFVTGFGLLEDDGAISLVGLVLCLLGAILSTSILVALYFGGTSLIDWLKSSF; encoded by the coding sequence GTGGCTCGACTTTCTGTAGAATTACACCGCTACTTTTTTGACGAACAACGCCCCCCACAGGTAAATTTGTCACAAATACTTGCACTGGCAGGAGAACGCATATTTGGCTTTTTATTCGTGGTGCTGTCTTTACCATCAGCTTTGCCCGTACCTGCACCAGGATACTCTGTTCCGTTTGGCATCTTGCTTTTTTTACTCGCTGTGCAGTTAATTATTGGGGCTAAATCTCCCTGGCTTCCGCCACGGCTGGCAAATCATCCGATCGCTTTAAAACAAATCCAAGGGATTTTAAAAACAGGGATTCCGTGGTTAAAACGCATTGAAGCGATCGCCCGTCCGCGTTTGAGTTATATCTGTACAAGTCTGACTGGGCGCGTTGTGATTGGTTGTGCGATCGCATTGATGGCAATTTCAATGATGATTCCCATTCCTGGAACAAATACGCTTCCAGCAATCGGGATTTTTGTCACTGGCTTTGGTTTACTCGAAGACGACGGCGCAATCAGTTTAGTTGGTTTAGTTTTGTGTTTGCTAGGCGCAATTCTTTCTACATCAATTCTAGTTGCCTTGTATTTCGGAGGTACAAGTCTTATTGATTGGCTTAAATCATCTTTTTAG